The following proteins are encoded in a genomic region of Anomaloglossus baeobatrachus isolate aAnoBae1 chromosome 6, aAnoBae1.hap1, whole genome shotgun sequence:
- the LOC142243112 gene encoding uncharacterized protein LOC142243112, producing the protein MSDRGSEVYVTRSHVSSSASRKSVSSAAIATARAKAEAAKVRAAFAEQELKLKTEKARLEADLAKLAVDTEAAAAEAEVQALEEAARSDSKSFRLRLGPELSHRDISQRTSDYVLKHTASDDRLHSAPRERLNPAIQPSTFIQQTSHVKHEGNSVHLTPSVSPAPKFVDSYYTANRPKMEDPDGDYHGDNVFDGNNNSLGPHHSNMYQDHPLRNQELPDFLKFFARRELLTKGLLKFNDRPESYRAWRASFRNATAGLDISANEEIDLLVKWLGNESAEHAKRIRDISINHPSKGLCLLWERLDECYGSSERIEESLFKRLEDFPKISNKSFHMLRELSDLLVELQVAKFEGDLPGLASLDAARGIKPIVNKLPYSLQEKWLNRGSDYKQRHNVPFPPFHVFVDFVHQQAKIRNDPSFDLSTADPINPRTGKPAPVRNPRGSPITVHKTNVSATDSSRKTHSTTEPEGSLTIDPDKECPLHKRPHPLQQCRSFRGKSLKDRRIFLRENNICYRCCASTSHLARDCNASITCSECNSQEHSTALHPEPAPQNSTHIDRLTEHGGEETESTPPEVSPQCTQVCGEGLTNKSCSKICLVTVYPMGYREKAVKLYAILDDQSNRSLASSAFFDIFGIKGLSCSYSLKTCTGVSEESGRRATGYQIESLDGKTSLPLPTLIECNAIPNNREEIPTPEAALHHPHLRNIAHLIPALNSQAKLVLLLGRDIIRVHKVRKQINGPHNSPYAQKLDLGWVVIGDVCLGNAHKPNNVQSLYTNTLESGRPSFFLPCPNKFLVKENLTNSAHLNGGKDRYAMDELCDRDKDHLGCAVFQKTKQDYKLAHSIEDETFLEIMDQGFHKDENDSWVAPLPFKPQAILPNNKEMALKRLTYLKPSFSKKPEMEVHFFAFMDKIFKIPTDQNPADHATRAVSAPRLKDTNWLVRPAFLYQPVPTAHETHTHELFEPESDVELRPQVSTLSTTITNRHLDSRRFLRFSTCRSAYRALTCLIHVIRSFKNRQLRPAPCKGWHRCHKAYTVEELTQAKHAIICCVQHEAYTQTLESLRNHRSVPKDSPLKKLDPFVDTQGLLRVGGRISNAKLENDECTPIIVPHGHVAFLLVEHYHAQVRHQGRLITEGALREAGFWITGAKRLVSRVIFKCIICRKLRGSCQSQKMADLPADRLSTEPPFTNVGLDVFGPWSVVTRQTRGGHANSKRWAVLFTCLSIRAVHIEVIETMDTSSFINAFRRFISLRGHVKHIRSDRGSNFVGACGELKIPSNLDINQVERRLSELGCTWTFNPPHSSHMGGVWERMIGIARRILDSIFLQLGPSKLTHETLTTFMAEVVAIMNARPLVPISNDPDDLSLLTPSTLLTQKFNVSMPTSGEFTTKDLYKSQWKRVQMLADLFWTKWRKQYLSTLQTRDKWQDSRPNMKPGNVVLVKNTQSKRNEWPLGLVTKVFPSQDGQVRKVEIKIPKQSGKLFLRPVSELILLL; encoded by the coding sequence atgtcagatagaggatctgaagtttatgtaacacgctcccatgtaagctcgtcagcttcaaggaagtctgtgagcagcgctgcaattgcaaccgccagggcgaaggcggaagccgccaaagtgagagctgcctttgctgaacaagagttgaaattaaagacagaaaaagcacgtctagaagccgaccttgcaaaacttgctgtagacacagaagcagcagcagcagaagctgaagtacaggctttagaagaagcagcacgcagcgacagtaaaagtttcaggttaaggctcggacccgaactcagtcatcgggatatctcacaacgcacttcAGACTACGTACTAAAGCATACCGCATCAGACGACCgtctacattcagctccaagagagagacttaatcctgccattcagccatcaaccttcattcaacaaacatcccatgttaagcatgaaggtaattccgtccacctaacaccatcagtgtcacctgcacccaagtttgtagattcctaTTACACAGCGAACCGTCCCAAAATGGAGGACCCCGATGGTGACTATCATGGCGACAACGTATTTGATggcaacaataactcactgggacctcatcatagcaacatgtatcaggaccaccctctcagaaatcaagagctaccagatttcctcaagttcttcgcacgccgtgagttactcaccaaaggtcttttaaagtttaacgaccgtcctgaaagttacagagcgtggagagcttccttcagaaacgccacggccggcctggacatctctgccaatgaagagatcgatctcttggtcaagtggctaggaaacgaatcagcagaacatgcaaaacgcatcagggatatcagcatcaaccacccgagcaaaggtttgtgcctgttatgggagagacttgatgagtgctatggctcttcagagaggatagaagaatccctcttcaaaaggttggaggactttcccaagatctctaataagagctttcacatgctaagagaattgagcgacctcttggtagaactccaagtcgccaagtttgaaggagacctgccaggcctcgcgtccctagatgcagccagaggtattaaacccatagtgaataagttgccttacagtctgcaagagaaatggttgaaccggggttcagattacaaacaacgtcacaacgtgccgtttcctccattccatgtcttcgtagattttgtgcaccagcaagccaagatcaggaatgatcccagctttgacctttccaccgcagatcccatcaacccacgaacaggtaagcctgctccagtacgcaaccctcgaggctcacctatcactgtacacaaaactaatgtgtctgctacagattcatcacgcaagacccacagtacaacagaacctgaagggtcactaacaattgacccagacaaagagtgccccctacacaaaaggcctcacccactgcaacagtgcaggagttttagaggaaaatctcttaaagaccgtagaatcttcctcagagaaaacaacatatgttacagatgttgtgcatccacatctcacttagctagagactgcaatgccagtatcacttgttcggagtgtaacagtcaagagcacagcacagctctacacccaGAACCAGCCCCACAGAATTCCACGCACATCGACCGacttacagagcacggcggggaggagacagagagtacacctcctgaagtgtcaccccagtgcactcaagtttgtggagaaggtctcactaacaaatcctgctcaaagatctgtctggttacagtttaccctatgggctacagagaaaaagcggttaaactctatgctatactcgacgaccagagtaatagatcactcgccagctcagctttctttgacatctttggaatcaagggacttagctgctcctactcactgaaaacatgtacaggagtgagtgaagaatctggcaggagggcaacaggttatcaaatcgaatccctagatgggaagacatccttaccccttcctacattaatcgagtgcaatgccatcccgaacaatagagaagagatacccactccagaagcggcactacaccatccccatttgagaaacatagcgcatctcattcctgcacttaattcccaagccaagttggtccttttgctggggagagacatcatcagagttcacaaggtgaggaaacagataaacggtcctcataactcgccctacgctcagaagctagatctaggatgggtagttataggggacgtctgcctcgggaatgctcacaagccgaacaacgtccaatctctctacacgaacacattggagagtggccgtccatcctttttcctaccctgccccaacaaattcctagtgaaggagaatctcaccaattcagcacacttaaatggtgggaaagacagatacgccatggatgaattgtgcgacagagacaaagatcatctagggtgcgctgtctttcaaaagaccaaacaagattataaactagcccattccattgaagatgagaccttcctggagataatggatcaaggatttcacaaggatgaaaacgacagctgggtggctccactaccattcaagccacaaGCCAttcttcctaacaacaaagagatggcactaaagcgccttacctacttaaagccaagtttctcaaagaagccagaaatggaggtacatttctttgctttcatggacaaaatattcaaaataccaaccgaccaaaatcctgcagaccatgcgaccagagcggtatcggcaccacgcctcaaagacactaactggctagtcagacctgcatttctgtatcaaccagtacccactgctcacgagacacatacacatgaactcttcgaaccagaatcagatgtagagctacggcctcaagtttccacacttagcacaacgataaccaacaggcaccttgattctcgccgcttcctcagattctctacctgtagatcggcctacagagccttgacttgcctgatccatgtcattagatcctttaaaaacagacagttgagaccagctccatgcaaaggctggcatcgttgtcataaagcttacacagtagaagagctcacgcaagccaaacacgcaatcatctgttgtgtacagcatgaagcttatacccagactctagagtccctccggaaccacagaagtgtcccaaaagatagtccccttaaaaaactggacccgtttgtggatactcaaggactgctgagagtcgggggacgaatttcaaatgcaaagcttgaaaatgacgagtgtactccaatcattgttcctcatggccatgttgctttcctgctggttgagcattatcacgcacaggttagacatcaagggcgcttgataactgaaggagccctacgggaagcgggtttctggataacaggagctaagcgacttgtgagtagagtcatcttcaaatgtatcatctgcaggaaactccgtggttcttgtcaatcccaaaaaatggcagacctaccagcagaccgtttgagtaccgaacctccttttactaacgtgggcctcgatgtgtttggtccctggtcagttgtcacacgtcagactaggggaggacatgcaaacagcaagcgctgggccgtcttgttcacatgtttgagtattagagccgtacacatagaagtcattgagacaatggacacatccagcttcataaatgccttcagacgattcatttctctcagaggacatgtaaagcatatacgctctgacagaggatctaactttgtaggagcatgtggtgaactaaagattccctcaaatctggacattaaccaagtagaaagacgtctttcagaactaggttgtacgtggacctttaacccaccgcactcatctcatatgggaggtgtgtgggagcgcatgatcggcatcgctcgcagaatcctcgattccatctttctgcaacttggtccttcgaagctcactcatgagactctaacaaccttcatggccgaggtagtagctataatgaacgccagaccactggttcccatatccaatgaccctgatgacctatctctgctcaccccttcaactctcctcacccagaagtttaatgtgagtatgccgacttctggagagtttactacaaaagacttgtacaaatctcaatggaaaagagttcaaatgttagcagaccttttctggactaagtggagaaaacaatatctctctacattacagacaagagacaaatggcaagatagtagacccaacatgaaacctgggaatgtcgtcctagtgaagaacactcagtctaaaaggaacgagtggcctctaggattggtaaccaaggtcttcccaagtcaagacggacaggtcaggaaagtggaaatcaagattcccaagcaaagtggaaagctgtttcttagacctgtatctgaacttattctattgctctag